CTCCTTCGCCTGCGCCGCCACCGCCTGCGTGTCGGTGTCGTCGGCGAACTTCCCGTCGGCCGGCGGCTCGTCGGCCAGCACGAAGGTGTGGGAGGCCTCCCACGACACCCAGACCTGGTCGCCGAAGCCCGCGGCGGGACCGCTCGCGAGGTTCTGCGCGAAGACGATCACGGTGCCGATCCCCGGCACGTCCACGAGGTACTGGGTGCTCACGCCGCTGAACGAGACGTCGATGACCCGGCCGGGGCCGAGCCGGTTCGCGCCGGACGGGATGGTGTGCTCTGCCGCGTGCAGTGTCAGCTTCTCCGGGCGGACGCCCACGGTGACCGTCCCCGAGCTGCGCTGGGCGCGCGACCGCGGCACCTGGATGCGGTGGCCGGCGACCTCCACGCCGAGCGTGTCGCCTGCGCTGTCGAGCACGGGACCGGCGAACAGGTTCGACTGGCCGAGGAAGTTCGCCACGAACACGGTCGACGGCAGCTCGTAGAGGACCTCTGGCGCGCCCATCTGCTCGATGCGGCCCTTGTTCATCACCGCGACCGTGTCGGCCATGGTCATGGCCTCCTCCTGGTCGTGCGTGACGTGCACGAACGTGAGGCCGACCTCGGTCTGGATGGACTTCAGCTCCAGCTGCATCTGGCGCCGGAGCTTGAGGTCCAGCGCGCCGAGCGGCTCGTCGAGCAGCAGCAGCGCCGGCCGGTTCACGACAGCGCGGGCGAGCGCGACGCGCTGCTGCTGACCGCCGGAGAGCTGGGACGGACGCCGCGCGGCGAGGTGGTCGAGCTCGACCAGTCGGAGCGCCTCGTGCGCCTTGGCGACCGGGTCGCCGATGCGGCGGCGGCGGAGACCGAAGGCGACGTTCTCCAGGATCGTCATGTGCGGGAAGAGCGCGTAGCTCTGGAACACCGTGTTCACCGGCCGCTGGAACGGCTTGGTGCTGGTGACGTCCTTGCCGCCGATGAGGATGCGGCCCTCCGTCGGCTCCTCGAGCCCGGCGACCAGCCGCAGCGTCGTCGTCTTGCCGCAGCCGCTCGGGCCGAGCAGGGCGAAGAACGACCCGGCGGGGATGGTCAGATCGAGGCTCTCGATGGCGGTGAACCCGGGGAACCGTTTGGTGATGCCGACGAGCTGCAGGTCGGCGCCGGACTCGGCGAAGACTCCCTTCGGCATCAGGCCCCCAGGATCACTTTCTGGAACGACGCCTGGTACTTCTGCTCCTCCGCGGGCGTGAGGGTGCGGAAGATCTTGACCTTCGACAGTGTGTCGCTGTCCGGGAAGATGAGCTGGTTCTCGGCCAGGGTCGGGTCGATCTTGACCGCGGCCTCCTTGGCGCCCTGCACCGGCGTGATGTAGTTCACCCACGCGGCGACCTCGGCGGCGACCTCCGGCTCGTAGTAGTAGTCGATCAGCTTCTGGGCGTTGGCCTTGCGGGGCGAGCCGATCGGGATGACGAAGTTGTCGCTCCACAGGGTGCCGCCGGCCTCCGGGATGGCGAACTGCCAGTTGTCGCCGGCCTCGGCGTTGAGCTGGGTGATGTCGCCGGACCAGCAGATCGCGGCGAGGGTGTCGCCCGACTTCAGGTCGTTGAGGTACGAGTTGCCCTTGATGTTGCGGATCTGGCCGTCGTTGACCTCCTTGGTCAGCTTGTCGATGGCCTTGTTGTAGTCGTCGTCGCTGAAGTGCTTGGAGATGTCGACGCCCTGCTGCAGCAGGAGCAGGCCCATCGTGTCGCGCATCTCGCTGAGTACTCCGACCTTGCCCTTGAGGTCGGGCTTCCACAGGTCGTCGATGGACTTCAGGCCGTTCGGGAGCTTCGACTTGTTCCAGCAGATGCCGGCGAACCCGCTCTGCCACGGCAGCGACTTAGTGCGGCCGGGGTCGAAGTCGACGTTCACCAGGTTCGGGGTGAGGTTCTTCTTGTTCGGGATGGCCGACGCGTCGAAGCTCTGGACGTAGCCGAGCCGGATCCAGCGCGCGATCATCCAGTCCGTGAGACACACCGTGTCGGCGCCGATGTCCTTGCCGAGGGCGAGCTGGTCCTTCACCTTGGCGTAGTACGTGTTGTTGTCGTCGACCGCGACGTCGTACTTGACCGACATCCCGGTCTGCTTCTGGAAGGCCTCCAGCGTCGGGTACTTCCCGTTCGCGTCCTGGTCCAGGTACGCCTGCCAGTTCGCCCAGGTGAGCGTCTTGTCGGTGGACGACTGGTCCTTCGCCGGTGTCGGCTTGCCCGACGCCCCGCCGGTCGAGCAGGCGGCCAGCGCGAGCGCGGCGGCGCCGGCCGTCGCACCGGCCAGCAGACCGCGGCGGGTGAGCTGCGACGCGCGGGCGGACTGCACCAGCTGGCGGATCATCGGGTCATTCGGGAGTGGCCTGGATTTCACTGCGGAGCTCCTTCTGGTGAATCTGGTGGTTCCGGGAGGATCGATCCGCCGGAGCACGTCTCTGTGCCGCCGCGGTGGGTCGATCCTGGCATAGGTCCGGTGCGATTCGCACCCTTGAGCGGGCGAATCGTCCATTTGGAAACATGATCGTCACGAAATCCGTTCCGATTCGTCCGAAAGACGGAGGAAACCGCACACAGCGTGCGGTGCACGGATGAGCATCGA
This genomic stretch from Leifsonia sp. EB41 harbors:
- a CDS encoding ABC transporter ATP-binding protein, whose translation is MPKGVFAESGADLQLVGITKRFPGFTAIESLDLTIPAGSFFALLGPSGCGKTTTLRLVAGLEEPTEGRILIGGKDVTSTKPFQRPVNTVFQSYALFPHMTILENVAFGLRRRRIGDPVAKAHEALRLVELDHLAARRPSQLSGGQQQRVALARAVVNRPALLLLDEPLGALDLKLRRQMQLELKSIQTEVGLTFVHVTHDQEEAMTMADTVAVMNKGRIEQMGAPEVLYELPSTVFVANFLGQSNLFAGPVLDSAGDTLGVEVAGHRIQVPRSRAQRSSGTVTVGVRPEKLTLHAAEHTIPSGANRLGPGRVIDVSFSGVSTQYLVDVPGIGTVIVFAQNLASGPAAGFGDQVWVSWEASHTFVLADEPPADGKFADDTDTQAVAAQAKERLLSELEEA
- a CDS encoding PotD/PotF family extracellular solute-binding protein, encoding MKSRPLPNDPMIRQLVQSARASQLTRRGLLAGATAGAAALALAACSTGGASGKPTPAKDQSSTDKTLTWANWQAYLDQDANGKYPTLEAFQKQTGMSVKYDVAVDDNNTYYAKVKDQLALGKDIGADTVCLTDWMIARWIRLGYVQSFDASAIPNKKNLTPNLVNVDFDPGRTKSLPWQSGFAGICWNKSKLPNGLKSIDDLWKPDLKGKVGVLSEMRDTMGLLLLQQGVDISKHFSDDDYNKAIDKLTKEVNDGQIRNIKGNSYLNDLKSGDTLAAICWSGDITQLNAEAGDNWQFAIPEAGGTLWSDNFVIPIGSPRKANAQKLIDYYYEPEVAAEVAAWVNYITPVQGAKEAAVKIDPTLAENQLIFPDSDTLSKVKIFRTLTPAEEQKYQASFQKVILGA